The following proteins are co-located in the Maridesulfovibrio sp. genome:
- the coaD gene encoding pantetheine-phosphate adenylyltransferase, which translates to MAEVRPVTAVFPGTFDPFTRGHFSLVMRGIKTFHKVIVAVAGSTSKNTKFSLEERVDMAKRIFEHHPQVEVDSFDGLLVHYVEQSPANVIMRGLRAVSDFEYEFQMALMNRRLDNDIQTVFLMTDYKWMYLSSTIIKDVAVNGGDIKGLVPRQIYDEVIERLVSGK; encoded by the coding sequence ATGGCAGAAGTAAGGCCAGTAACAGCAGTATTCCCCGGAACTTTTGACCCTTTCACCCGTGGTCATTTTTCATTGGTCATGCGTGGGATCAAGACATTTCATAAAGTCATCGTCGCCGTAGCGGGCAGCACCTCCAAGAATACAAAGTTTTCTCTTGAGGAGCGGGTGGACATGGCAAAACGCATTTTCGAACACCATCCGCAGGTGGAGGTCGATTCGTTTGACGGTTTGCTGGTACATTATGTGGAGCAAAGTCCGGCCAATGTTATCATGCGTGGATTGCGTGCGGTTTCCGATTTTGAGTACGAATTTCAGATGGCACTTATGAACCGTCGTCTGGATAATGATATCCAGACCGTCTTCTTGATGACCGACTACAAGTGGATGTATCTCAGTTCTACAATCATTAAGGATGTGGCTGTGAACGGCGGGGATATTAAAGGTCTTGTGCCGCGTCAGATTTATGATGAAGTCATCGAAAGGCTTGTTTCCGGAAAATAG
- the miaA gene encoding tRNA (adenosine(37)-N6)-dimethylallyltransferase MiaA yields the protein MMEKRRPVVCILGPTGAGKTATSLGMARKFPVRVINFDSRQVYTDFPVITAQPSPDEMAVCPHELYGFLPTTETINASGFVDLAKERIDASGAGELPVLVGGTGMYLQSLISGLAPIPDIPDEIRERIRKRAEEEGGPAIYAELEKVDPEYCERTHPNNRQRNARALEVYEATGKNFTWWHNREVPPSPYNFLKIGIKVDLDELTPLLKLRIENMLEAGAVEEARKAWEKCPDENAPGWTGIGCIELMRYIKGEIDMDETIRLWAKNTRAYAKRQLTWFKREKDIHWFAPHDHDKAVKFVEQWLAD from the coding sequence ATGATGGAAAAGCGCAGACCAGTTGTTTGTATTCTCGGTCCCACAGGGGCCGGGAAGACAGCCACTTCTCTCGGTATGGCCCGGAAATTCCCGGTGCGGGTAATCAATTTTGATTCCCGGCAGGTTTATACTGATTTTCCGGTAATTACCGCCCAGCCCAGCCCGGATGAAATGGCCGTTTGTCCGCATGAACTTTACGGATTCCTGCCGACCACTGAAACCATTAACGCATCGGGTTTTGTTGATCTCGCCAAGGAGCGCATTGATGCTTCCGGAGCTGGAGAGCTTCCGGTATTGGTCGGTGGAACGGGCATGTATCTGCAAAGCTTGATTTCCGGTCTTGCGCCTATTCCGGACATTCCGGACGAAATTCGGGAACGTATTCGCAAGCGTGCAGAAGAAGAGGGCGGTCCGGCTATTTATGCCGAACTGGAAAAGGTTGATCCGGAGTATTGCGAGCGCACCCATCCCAACAACCGCCAGCGAAATGCCCGTGCTCTTGAAGTTTATGAGGCCACCGGCAAGAATTTTACTTGGTGGCATAATCGTGAAGTACCGCCTTCTCCTTATAATTTTTTGAAGATCGGCATTAAGGTCGATCTTGATGAATTGACCCCGCTGCTTAAGTTGCGCATTGAAAATATGCTTGAGGCCGGGGCAGTGGAAGAGGCCCGTAAGGCATGGGAAAAGTGCCCAGATGAAAATGCGCCCGGTTGGACCGGGATCGGTTGCATTGAGTTGATGCGTTACATCAAGGGCGAAATCGACATGGATGAGACCATCCGGTTATGGGCCAAGAATACTCGTGCCTATGCCAAGCGGCAGCTGACTTGGTTCAAACGCGAGAAGGATATTCACTGGTTTGCGCCTCACGATCATGACAAGGCTGTTAAATTTGTAGAGCAGTGGCTTGCGGATTGA
- a CDS encoding CDP-alcohol phosphatidyltransferase family protein, with protein sequence MQSRKIWTIPNLITIFRILLTPGFVITYLDGNFLAAWLLFMVAGISDGLDGFLARVMKQRTEFGAMIDPLADKILLVTSFICLSAQEFVPVWLTVLAVSRDLIIVGGLFLLKFYGVEVEKRIQPLWSSKITTALQLLVVFSVLTGLAFGLDVGFLHPEVEIITAVFTFISGAIYLRRGLGMFAEALDNGIK encoded by the coding sequence GTGCAGAGCCGAAAAATCTGGACCATACCCAATCTGATCACTATTTTCAGGATATTGCTTACTCCGGGGTTTGTTATTACTTACCTTGACGGCAATTTTCTTGCTGCTTGGCTGCTGTTCATGGTGGCCGGGATTTCAGATGGGCTGGACGGTTTTCTGGCTCGGGTCATGAAACAGCGCACTGAATTCGGGGCCATGATTGATCCCCTGGCTGATAAAATTCTGCTGGTAACTTCCTTTATCTGCCTTTCTGCTCAAGAATTTGTCCCTGTCTGGCTGACCGTACTTGCTGTCTCCCGTGACCTGATCATTGTCGGGGGACTTTTCCTGCTGAAATTTTACGGTGTAGAAGTGGAAAAGAGGATTCAGCCTCTTTGGTCCAGCAAAATAACTACAGCGTTGCAACTTTTGGTCGTTTTCAGTGTCTTGACCGGACTTGCTTTCGGATTGGATGTGGGGTTCCTGCATCCTGAAGTAGAGATTATTACTGCTGTTTTTACTTTTATTTCCGGAGCGATATATCTTAGGCGCGGGCTGGGTATGTTTGCTGAGGCTCTTGATAACGGGATAAAATAA
- a CDS encoding twin-arginine translocase TatA/TatE family subunit, with the protein MFGLGITEILLILGIIILIFGAKKLPEVGSGLGRAIQNFKKASSESEEIDVTPSKDKNKDA; encoded by the coding sequence ATGTTCGGTTTAGGAATAACAGAAATTCTTTTAATTTTGGGTATTATCATCCTGATTTTCGGAGCTAAAAAACTTCCCGAAGTGGGTAGCGGTCTTGGCCGTGCAATTCAGAATTTTAAAAAGGCAAGCAGCGAATCTGAAGAAATTGACGTAACACCGTCAAAAGATAAGAACAAAGACGCTTAG
- a CDS encoding HAD family hydrolase, with translation MESIHISAVTPPEVVKEIKGVIFDCDGVLINSFESNKWYYNKFKEKFGLDLMDAEEEKAVHALTHAAALKHILPEEFHEEAFVFSSDPSLREGISYIKVEEGLIRLLEWLRTNNIRMGINTNRTDTLPLVLQMFDIEGFFAPMVTSQTLPNTKPHPEGVHYILNKWKMKPEEVVYIGDTWVDESCAERAGVEFWAYRSPTLNARLHVNSYWTLCNLLEKARNDVWSSCGCGQQKFI, from the coding sequence ATGGAATCCATACATATCAGTGCAGTAACTCCTCCTGAGGTGGTTAAAGAGATAAAGGGTGTGATTTTTGATTGTGACGGGGTCTTGATCAATTCTTTTGAATCCAATAAGTGGTACTACAACAAGTTCAAGGAAAAGTTTGGACTTGATCTTATGGATGCCGAAGAAGAAAAAGCCGTCCATGCTTTGACTCATGCCGCAGCCTTGAAGCATATCCTGCCTGAAGAATTCCATGAAGAAGCCTTTGTTTTCAGCTCTGATCCCTCACTTAGGGAGGGTATTAGTTATATTAAAGTAGAAGAAGGGCTTATCCGTCTGCTTGAGTGGCTGAGAACCAATAATATCCGTATGGGGATCAATACAAACCGTACTGATACTCTTCCGTTGGTTTTGCAAATGTTTGATATTGAGGGCTTCTTTGCGCCAATGGTTACTTCGCAGACCCTGCCTAACACTAAGCCTCATCCTGAAGGCGTTCATTACATTCTTAATAAATGGAAGATGAAGCCTGAAGAAGTGGTTTATATCGGTGATACATGGGTGGATGAGAGCTGTGCAGAACGTGCCGGAGTTGAATTCTGGGCTTATCGCAGTCCTACACTTAATGCCCGTTTGCATGTGAACAGTTATTGGACTTTATGTAATCTGCTGGAAAAGGCCCGGAATGATGTCTGGTCCAGTTGCGGTTGCGGTCAGCAAAAGTTTATTTAA
- a CDS encoding YggT family protein has protein sequence MDYVILAVAKVLSLVLNLYMWVVIISALITWVNPDPYNPIVRFLRSVTEPVFAKVRQYLPFVNIGGFDLSPIVVLLAIQMLDIALVGNLTRLAYGM, from the coding sequence ATGGATTACGTGATTCTTGCCGTGGCGAAGGTCCTTTCGCTCGTACTTAATCTCTATATGTGGGTGGTTATTATTTCCGCCCTGATTACTTGGGTCAATCCTGATCCCTACAATCCGATTGTCAGATTTTTACGTAGCGTGACTGAGCCTGTTTTCGCCAAGGTTCGGCAGTATCTCCCCTTTGTAAATATTGGTGGTTTTGATCTTTCACCCATTGTTGTGCTTCTGGCCATCCAGATGCTCGACATTGCTCTGGTGGGCAACCTCACCAGACTCGCTTATGGCATGTAG
- a CDS encoding DivIVA domain-containing protein, with protein MSLSKIDLLNKKFSKSLFGYSKSEVDQLMVELAEVLGASADEKKQLQKMVSRRESTITEFRQREETLRDTLMTTQKMVDDLKATARKEAELIINEAHSRAEVILQQAHNRLAQIHEDINELKRQRTRFEVELKALLESHLKTLEIGDPEVEKVEAIESKLKFFKKAK; from the coding sequence ATGAGTCTTTCAAAAATAGACTTACTTAATAAAAAATTCTCGAAGTCGCTGTTCGGATACTCCAAGAGTGAAGTAGACCAGCTTATGGTCGAACTCGCGGAGGTTCTGGGGGCTTCTGCCGACGAGAAAAAGCAGCTCCAGAAGATGGTTTCCCGTCGTGAGAGCACTATCACTGAGTTTCGCCAGCGTGAAGAAACACTGCGCGATACCCTGATGACCACCCAGAAGATGGTGGATGACCTTAAGGCTACCGCAAGGAAAGAAGCCGAGCTTATCATCAATGAAGCCCACTCAAGGGCTGAGGTGATTTTGCAGCAGGCTCATAACCGGCTTGCCCAGATTCACGAGGATATCAACGAATTGAAACGGCAGAGAACCCGTTTTGAGGTCGAGTTGAAAGCTCTTCTTGAGTCCCATCTCAAGACTTTGGAGATAGGTGATCCCGAAGTTGAGAAAGTCGAAGCCATCGAATCCAAACTTAAATTCTTTAAGAAGGCCAAGTGA
- a CDS encoding DUF167 domain-containing protein, with protein sequence MSEVIAELPSYIRPCGHGSWRVSVWVQPGAKNEGITGEYQDSVRVRINAPAVDNKANKALAAFVATRLGLKKRNISIASGHSNRKKVLLVESDVEPRWAGIIPASA encoded by the coding sequence GTGAGCGAAGTTATAGCTGAACTCCCATCTTACATCAGGCCCTGCGGACACGGTTCGTGGAGGGTCTCTGTGTGGGTGCAACCCGGCGCCAAAAATGAGGGTATTACCGGGGAGTATCAGGACAGCGTTCGTGTGCGCATAAACGCGCCCGCTGTTGATAACAAAGCCAACAAGGCTCTTGCCGCATTTGTCGCGACCCGTCTGGGTCTTAAAAAGCGAAATATTTCCATTGCATCAGGGCATTCCAACCGTAAAAAGGTTTTACTGGTGGAGTCCGATGTTGAACCGCGCTGGGCTGGGATAATCCCTGCCAGCGCCTGA
- a CDS encoding DUF465 domain-containing protein, producing the protein MEQREIELIEQLVGQDSEIHALWNQHNEFKKLIDKMEAKSYLSDTETQEVKELKKKKLAGKTKLQALLDKHK; encoded by the coding sequence ATGGAACAGAGAGAAATTGAACTGATCGAGCAGCTAGTGGGCCAGGATAGCGAGATTCACGCTCTATGGAATCAGCACAACGAATTCAAGAAACTCATCGATAAAATGGAAGCTAAGTCCTACCTGAGTGACACTGAAACTCAGGAGGTCAAAGAACTCAAAAAGAAAAAACTCGCTGGAAAGACAAAGCTGCAAGCTTTGCTCGACAAGCATAAATAA
- the ilvB gene encoding biosynthetic-type acetolactate synthase large subunit, producing MELTGAQIFLECLKKEGVDVVFGFPGGAVIDIYDELPNYPFKHILVRHEQGAIHAADGYARATGDVGVCLVTSGPGATNTVTGIATAYMDSIPVVIFTGQVPTPLIGNDAFQEVDIVGITRPCTKHNYLVKDIKDLAYTVRQAFYLARTGRPGPVLVDLPKDIMQQKFKFEWPEDVSLRSYNPNLKPHARQIKKVAKLIEGAERPLIYAGGGVISSGAEDELTWLAQSLNIPVTATLMGLGAFPGDDPLWLGMLGMHGTYAANMAINNADLVLAIGARFDDRVTGKVSTFAPKATLVHIDIDPTSIQKNVAVHVPLVADCKSALSALKSEMEPNLDSVDWEVAHAVWVRQVQEWSETHPLRYNKGDTEYIKPQRVVEKVYEISNGEAIVATEVGQNQMWAAQFYKFKRSKSFLSSGGLGTMGFGFPAAIGAQMAFPDKLVVNIAGDGSIQMNIQEMMTAVCNNLPVKIVILNNGYLGMVRQWQELFYNRNYCETCMDAQPDFVKLAEAYGAAGYRITEEKDLEPVLKEAFSNGKPTIIDVRVDPEENVYPMVPAGASLTDMLLV from the coding sequence ATGGAGCTCACCGGAGCTCAGATATTTCTTGAATGTCTGAAAAAGGAGGGTGTGGACGTCGTATTCGGATTCCCTGGAGGAGCCGTAATTGATATATACGACGAATTGCCCAATTATCCGTTTAAGCACATACTTGTAAGGCATGAACAGGGTGCAATCCATGCTGCGGACGGCTATGCACGCGCCACCGGCGATGTAGGAGTCTGCCTCGTGACATCAGGTCCCGGAGCGACCAACACTGTTACCGGCATAGCAACGGCGTATATGGATTCGATCCCGGTGGTTATTTTCACCGGGCAGGTTCCCACACCATTGATCGGAAACGATGCGTTTCAGGAAGTGGATATCGTAGGAATCACCCGACCCTGCACAAAGCATAACTACTTGGTTAAGGACATCAAAGATCTTGCCTACACTGTCCGACAGGCCTTCTATCTGGCCCGTACCGGACGTCCCGGGCCGGTTCTGGTCGACTTGCCCAAGGACATTATGCAGCAGAAATTCAAGTTCGAATGGCCTGAAGATGTGTCGCTGCGAAGCTACAACCCCAATCTGAAACCGCATGCGCGGCAGATTAAAAAAGTCGCTAAATTAATCGAAGGTGCAGAAAGACCCTTGATTTATGCAGGCGGAGGGGTTATCAGCTCTGGAGCTGAGGATGAATTAACATGGCTCGCCCAGAGTCTGAACATTCCGGTGACCGCTACCCTTATGGGGCTGGGCGCCTTTCCCGGAGATGATCCCCTTTGGCTGGGGATGTTGGGAATGCACGGCACCTATGCCGCAAACATGGCAATAAATAACGCGGACCTCGTCCTGGCAATCGGGGCGAGGTTCGATGACCGTGTTACCGGTAAGGTCAGCACTTTTGCCCCCAAAGCCACTCTTGTTCACATCGATATTGACCCCACCTCAATTCAGAAGAACGTAGCCGTACACGTGCCTCTGGTCGCTGACTGTAAAAGCGCACTGTCTGCATTAAAGAGTGAAATGGAACCGAACCTTGATTCCGTGGACTGGGAAGTTGCCCACGCTGTATGGGTCAGGCAGGTTCAGGAATGGTCAGAAACTCATCCCCTGCGATATAATAAGGGCGACACCGAATACATCAAGCCCCAACGAGTTGTGGAGAAAGTCTACGAAATCAGTAACGGCGAAGCCATTGTCGCTACTGAAGTAGGCCAGAACCAGATGTGGGCTGCTCAGTTCTATAAGTTTAAACGTTCCAAATCTTTCCTCTCATCAGGTGGTCTCGGTACCATGGGCTTCGGTTTTCCTGCAGCTATCGGTGCTCAGATGGCCTTCCCCGACAAACTTGTGGTGAATATTGCCGGTGACGGTTCTATTCAGATGAATATTCAGGAAATGATGACTGCTGTCTGCAACAACCTTCCCGTAAAAATTGTTATCTTGAATAACGGCTATCTCGGAATGGTCCGCCAGTGGCAGGAGCTTTTTTACAATCGCAACTACTGTGAAACCTGCATGGATGCCCAGCCGGACTTCGTTAAACTTGCCGAAGCATACGGAGCTGCCGGGTACAGGATTACTGAAGAAAAAGACCTCGAACCGGTGCTCAAGGAAGCTTTCTCCAACGGAAAGCCGACCATCATCGATGTCCGTGTAGATCCGGAAGAGAACGTGTATCCCATGGTCCCGGCCGGTGCTTCATTAACCGACATGCTGCTCGTTTAG
- the ilvN gene encoding acetolactate synthase small subunit: protein MRHTLSVTVENEPGVLSRVAGLFSGRGFNIESLNVAPTLEEGVSHMTITTIGDEHIVEQIVKQLRKLVTVIKVVDMMEHKAVEREMVILKVNAEDNKRAEILRIVDIFRCKVVDVSPDELSIEVTGDHGKIEALINMLVRFGIKEIARTGTVAMKRALQV from the coding sequence ATGAGACATACTTTATCCGTGACAGTTGAAAACGAGCCCGGGGTTCTTTCCAGAGTTGCAGGACTGTTCAGCGGGCGAGGATTCAACATTGAATCCCTCAACGTTGCTCCCACCCTAGAGGAGGGAGTTTCCCACATGACCATCACAACCATCGGCGATGAACACATCGTTGAACAGATTGTTAAACAGCTGCGTAAGCTGGTTACGGTTATCAAGGTTGTGGATATGATGGAACACAAGGCTGTTGAACGTGAGATGGTCATCCTTAAGGTTAATGCCGAAGACAACAAGCGAGCTGAGATTCTGCGTATTGTGGATATCTTCCGTTGCAAAGTGGTAGACGTGAGTCCGGACGAGCTGTCCATAGAAGTTACCGGTGACCACGGCAAGATTGAAGCGTTGATTAATATGCTCGTTCGTTTCGGTATCAAGGAAATCGCCCGTACAGGCACCGTCGCTATGAAGCGTGCCCTGCAAGTTTAG